The following are from one region of the Pelagibius sp. CAU 1746 genome:
- a CDS encoding ABC transporter ATP-binding protein, with the protein MLKVRGLESGYGGSRVLRGVDLDVAEGESVALLGRNGMGKTTLLKTLMGLLPASKGEIRFAGQRLDGRRPEQVARAGMAFVPQGREIFAELSVEENLLLGAMGRGGLGAAVPEAIYARFPILMERRHQRGGTLSGGQQQQLAIGRALAGNPKLLLLDEPSEGLQPSIVLEVAAALKREAAEQGLTLITVEQNVDLALRVAGRCLFIENGAIVAEAASEDLRRDPAVLHKHLAI; encoded by the coding sequence ATGTTGAAAGTGCGGGGGCTGGAGAGCGGCTATGGCGGCAGCCGGGTGCTGCGGGGGGTCGACCTGGACGTGGCCGAGGGCGAGAGCGTCGCCCTGCTGGGGCGCAACGGCATGGGCAAGACGACCCTGCTGAAGACCCTCATGGGCCTCTTGCCGGCGTCCAAGGGGGAGATCCGCTTCGCCGGGCAGCGCCTGGATGGCCGGCGGCCGGAGCAGGTGGCCCGCGCCGGCATGGCTTTCGTGCCCCAGGGGCGTGAGATCTTCGCCGAGCTGAGCGTCGAAGAGAACCTGCTGCTCGGCGCCATGGGGCGCGGCGGTTTGGGCGCGGCGGTACCGGAAGCGATTTACGCGCGCTTTCCCATCCTGATGGAACGCCGCCACCAGCGCGGCGGCACGCTCTCCGGCGGCCAGCAGCAGCAGCTCGCCATCGGCCGCGCCCTGGCCGGGAACCCGAAGCTGCTGCTGCTCGACGAGCCCTCCGAGGGCCTGCAGCCCTCCATCGTTTTGGAGGTCGCCGCGGCGCTGAAGCGCGAGGCGGCGGAGCAGGGGCTGACTCTCATCACCGTGGAGCAGAACGTCGACTTGGCGCTGCGCGTCGCCGGCCGCTGCCTCTTCATCGAGAACGGCGCCATTGTCGCCGAGGCCGCCAGCGAGGACCTGCGCCGCGACCCGGCCGTCCTCCACAAGCACCTGGCGATCTGA
- the doeB gene encoding N(2)-acetyl-L-2,4-diaminobutanoate deacetylase DoeB, producing MAINPISCSLDFDQDGVQHGHLKLPYSRDDSAWGAILIPITVIKNGDGPTALFTGGNHGDEYEGPIALLDMALNLEPAAISGRVILLPMMNHPAVRSGRRTSPIDGGNLNRLFPGKADGTITQKIADYVTTALLPLADVIVDLHSGGKTLEFVPYAASHRLPQDPALEARCTAAMQAFNAPYSMIMLELDAVGMLDTEAEARGKIFVTTELGGGGSTTPHSVAVAKRGLRNVLRHVGILPGQAEMQPSAQLDMPDERCFVTSEHAGMLEFMVDLGAAVSEGDVIARVYDLDRSGWRPVEYTAYRDGVVAGRHYPGLVQSGDTLAVIAVPAD from the coding sequence ATGGCCATCAATCCGATCTCCTGTTCCCTAGATTTCGACCAAGACGGCGTCCAACATGGGCATCTGAAGCTGCCCTATTCACGCGACGATTCCGCCTGGGGCGCCATCCTCATCCCGATCACCGTCATCAAGAACGGCGACGGTCCGACGGCGCTCTTCACCGGCGGCAACCACGGCGACGAGTACGAAGGCCCGATCGCCCTGCTGGATATGGCCTTGAACCTGGAGCCCGCGGCGATCTCCGGCCGGGTGATCCTGCTGCCGATGATGAACCACCCGGCGGTGCGCAGCGGGCGGCGCACCTCACCCATAGACGGCGGCAACCTCAATCGCCTGTTTCCCGGCAAAGCTGACGGAACCATCACGCAAAAGATCGCCGACTACGTCACCACGGCCCTCTTACCCCTGGCCGACGTCATCGTCGATCTGCACTCCGGCGGAAAGACGCTGGAGTTCGTCCCCTACGCGGCCAGCCACCGCCTGCCCCAGGACCCGGCGCTGGAGGCGCGCTGTACGGCGGCCATGCAGGCCTTCAACGCCCCCTACTCCATGATCATGCTGGAGCTGGATGCCGTCGGCATGCTGGATACGGAGGCCGAGGCTCGCGGCAAGATCTTCGTCACCACCGAGCTCGGCGGCGGCGGCAGCACCACCCCCCACAGCGTTGCGGTGGCCAAGCGCGGCTTGCGAAATGTCCTGCGGCACGTCGGCATTCTGCCGGGGCAGGCAGAGATGCAGCCGAGCGCACAGCTCGACATGCCCGACGAACGCTGCTTCGTCACCTCCGAACATGCGGGCATGCTGGAGTTCATGGTCGACCTCGGAGCGGCCGTCAGCGAGGGCGACGTGATCGCCAGGGTCTACGACCTGGACCGCAGCGGCTGGCGCCCGGTCGAATACACCGCCTACCGCGACGGCGTGGTCGCCGGGCGGCACTACCCCGGCCTGGTCCAGAGCGGCGACACCCTAGCGGTCATCGCCGTCCCGGCCGACTGA
- the doeA gene encoding ectoine hydrolase DoeA (DoeA (degradation of ectoine A) is also called EutD (ectoine utilization D).) yields the protein MVPTLHFSRSEFAARVEKTQQAMERQGIDALIVSDPSNMAWLTGYDGWSFYVHQAVVLPVDDAPVWFGRSQDANGARRTTWLAPDRIESYADHYVQSTERHPMQALAEIIARRGWDKRRIGVEMDNYYFSAAAFAALQKGLPNASFLDATSLVNWQRAIKSPQELSYMENAARIVERMHARIFEVIEPGMRKNDLVAEILHAGARGTEETGGDYPAIVPLLPSGSDAAAPHLTWDDRPLQSGEGTFFEIAGCYRRYHCPLSRTVFLGKPTPNFIEAEKAVLEGMEAGLAEARPGRSCEDIAKSFFAVLARYGIEKDNRTGYSIGLSYPPDWGERTMSLRAGDTTELQPGMTFHFMTGLWLDDWGFETTESIVITESGARCLAKVPRKLFVKD from the coding sequence ATGGTACCGACGTTGCATTTCAGCCGCTCGGAGTTCGCGGCCCGTGTCGAGAAGACCCAACAGGCGATGGAGCGCCAGGGCATCGACGCCCTGATCGTCAGCGATCCTTCCAACATGGCTTGGTTGACCGGTTACGACGGCTGGTCGTTCTACGTACATCAGGCGGTGGTGCTGCCGGTCGACGACGCCCCCGTCTGGTTCGGACGTTCCCAGGACGCAAACGGCGCCCGCCGCACGACCTGGCTGGCGCCGGACCGCATCGAGAGCTACGCCGATCACTACGTGCAATCCACCGAGCGGCACCCCATGCAGGCGCTTGCGGAAATCATCGCGCGCCGCGGCTGGGACAAGCGGCGCATCGGCGTGGAGATGGACAACTACTATTTCAGCGCCGCGGCCTTCGCCGCGCTGCAAAAGGGCCTGCCCAACGCGAGCTTTCTGGATGCCACCTCCCTGGTGAACTGGCAGCGCGCGATCAAGTCCCCGCAAGAACTGAGCTATATGGAAAATGCCGCGCGCATCGTCGAGCGCATGCACGCGCGCATCTTCGAAGTGATCGAACCGGGCATGCGCAAGAACGACCTGGTGGCCGAGATCCTGCATGCCGGCGCCCGGGGCACAGAAGAGACCGGCGGCGACTATCCGGCCATCGTGCCGCTGCTGCCCTCGGGGTCTGACGCGGCGGCGCCGCACCTCACCTGGGATGATCGTCCCCTGCAGTCCGGCGAGGGAACTTTTTTCGAGATCGCCGGCTGCTACCGGCGCTACCACTGTCCCTTGTCGCGCACGGTCTTCCTCGGCAAGCCGACGCCGAACTTCATCGAAGCCGAAAAGGCCGTATTGGAAGGCATGGAAGCGGGCCTTGCCGAGGCCCGGCCCGGGCGTAGCTGCGAGGATATCGCCAAGTCCTTCTTCGCCGTGCTGGCGCGCTACGGCATCGAGAAGGACAACCGCACCGGCTATTCCATCGGCCTCAGCTATCCGCCGGACTGGGGCGAGCGCACCATGAGCCTGCGTGCCGGCGACACCACCGAACTGCAGCCGGGGATGACCTTCCATTTCATGACCGGACTATGGCTCGACGACTGGGGCTTCGAGACCACGGAGAGCATTGTCATCACCGAAAGCGGCGCGCGCTGCCTGGCCAAGGTGCCGCGCAAGCTTTTCGTCAAGGACTAG
- a CDS encoding branched-chain amino acid ABC transporter permease, translated as MKALLKDRRSAVDLAVWGGLAALPLFMGAWQVGQIAQYLTYGIFAMSLALIWGQCGLLSFGHAVFFGLGAYAMSLTTLGMLPGWLEGWTSSYLGVALALLVPAIVANILGRFLFYGRGLQGAQLAIVMLAVAVVAERIMTRWSYAGGMNGLMSVPPVNLGAFGLTYELYDPLPLFYGTLIAALAVYVLLEALVRSRRGVVLRAVGADEARTGFLGHDTRSVKLAVFTLSAAVAGFAGALFAGQFGFVSPPLIGFGLSTEVLIWVALGGRRALITAFLGAIVVRLAENALGDLLGPAWLLGLGLLFVLCMIFLPRGLLGEAYARVIGACVIGAKGGR; from the coding sequence GTGAAGGCCCTGCTGAAAGACCGGCGCAGCGCCGTCGACCTCGCCGTCTGGGGTGGCCTGGCGGCGCTGCCGCTTTTCATGGGCGCCTGGCAGGTGGGTCAGATCGCCCAGTACCTGACCTACGGCATCTTCGCCATGAGCCTGGCGCTCATCTGGGGGCAGTGCGGCCTGCTGTCCTTCGGCCACGCCGTCTTCTTCGGCCTCGGCGCCTACGCCATGAGCCTGACGACCCTGGGCATGCTGCCGGGCTGGCTGGAAGGTTGGACCTCCAGCTACCTCGGCGTCGCTCTGGCGCTCCTCGTGCCGGCCATTGTCGCCAACATCCTCGGGCGCTTCCTGTTCTATGGGCGCGGGCTGCAGGGCGCGCAGCTTGCCATCGTCATGCTGGCGGTGGCGGTAGTGGCCGAGCGCATCATGACCCGCTGGTCCTACGCCGGCGGCATGAACGGCCTGATGAGCGTGCCGCCGGTGAACCTCGGCGCCTTTGGCCTCACCTACGAACTTTACGATCCCCTGCCGCTGTTCTACGGCACGCTGATCGCGGCGCTCGCCGTCTATGTCCTGCTGGAGGCCTTGGTGCGCTCGCGGCGCGGGGTGGTGCTGCGCGCGGTGGGCGCCGACGAGGCGCGCACCGGCTTCCTGGGCCACGACACCCGCTCGGTGAAGCTCGCCGTCTTCACGCTCTCGGCGGCGGTCGCCGGCTTCGCAGGCGCACTCTTTGCCGGTCAGTTCGGCTTCGTTTCGCCGCCGCTCATCGGCTTCGGCCTGTCGACCGAGGTGCTGATCTGGGTGGCGCTCGGCGGGCGCCGCGCGCTCATCACCGCCTTCCTTGGCGCCATCGTCGTGCGCCTGGCGGAGAATGCGCTCGGTGACCTGCTGGGCCCGGCCTGGCTGCTCGGCCTCGGCCTGCTCTTCGTGCTCTGCATGATCTTCCTGCCGCGCGGCCTGCTGGGCGAGGCCTATGCCCGCGTCATTGGGGCCTGCGTCATTGGGGCAAAGGGCGGCCGCTGA
- a CDS encoding substrate-binding protein — MIKISRRRLLASGAAAAGAAAGAGALPGLATRVLAADPIRVGAVLPFSGGLELFGNQAKLGLDLAMKEINDAGGILGRPLEILYEDNKTDPKTSVEKARTLIGRDGAVALTGPILSSSRDAMAATVERSKVPLLYATNYEGGACSRYIFSFNTVPNQELGQLLPYMHENFGGSTYCFGADYVWPQRQFETAKTIIGGLGGTIAGEEFTPWGVKEFAPVIRRIADSGAKVLLFALPGGDGITFIKQAEAFGLFEKVTVAFLGFAETYLGAFGPGGGQNMWVTVPFVASGTQPGVTDFVARIRAQAGGEVPISHYVMTHYNAVNALRDALVRKGEVGPEAVVDGLEGLTVSTPAGPVSIGSADHHVTLPMFLAKTEGSGLVTVEDLGRIAPEAGCS, encoded by the coding sequence ATGATCAAGATTTCTCGACGTCGACTTCTGGCCTCCGGCGCGGCGGCGGCCGGTGCCGCCGCCGGGGCGGGCGCGCTGCCCGGATTGGCCACGCGGGTTCTGGCGGCCGATCCCATCCGGGTCGGCGCGGTGCTGCCTTTCTCCGGCGGCCTGGAGCTCTTCGGCAACCAGGCCAAGCTGGGCCTCGATCTGGCGATGAAGGAAATCAACGACGCCGGCGGCATCCTGGGCCGCCCCCTGGAAATTCTCTACGAGGACAACAAGACCGATCCCAAGACGTCTGTGGAGAAAGCGCGCACCTTGATCGGGCGCGACGGCGCGGTGGCGCTGACCGGCCCGATCCTTTCGTCTTCGCGCGACGCCATGGCGGCGACGGTGGAACGCTCGAAGGTGCCGCTGCTCTACGCCACCAACTACGAGGGCGGCGCCTGCAGCCGCTATATCTTCTCTTTCAACACCGTGCCGAACCAGGAACTGGGCCAGTTGCTGCCCTACATGCACGAGAACTTCGGGGGCAGCACCTACTGCTTCGGGGCCGACTACGTTTGGCCGCAGCGGCAGTTCGAGACCGCGAAGACCATCATCGGCGGGCTCGGCGGCACCATCGCCGGCGAGGAGTTCACGCCCTGGGGCGTGAAGGAGTTCGCACCGGTCATCCGCCGCATCGCCGACAGCGGCGCCAAAGTGCTGCTCTTCGCGCTGCCGGGCGGCGACGGCATCACCTTCATCAAGCAGGCCGAAGCTTTCGGTCTCTTCGAAAAGGTGACGGTGGCCTTCCTGGGCTTTGCGGAAACCTACCTCGGCGCTTTCGGGCCCGGCGGCGGCCAGAACATGTGGGTGACCGTGCCCTTCGTCGCCTCCGGCACGCAGCCTGGGGTGACGGACTTCGTTGCGCGCATCCGCGCCCAGGCCGGCGGCGAGGTGCCGATCTCCCACTATGTCATGACCCACTACAACGCCGTGAACGCATTGCGCGACGCCTTGGTGCGCAAGGGCGAAGTGGGCCCCGAGGCGGTGGTTGACGGTCTGGAAGGCCTGACCGTCTCGACGCCGGCCGGGCCGGTCAGCATCGGCAGCGCCGACCATCACGTGACCCTGCCGATGTTCCTCGCCAAGACCGAGGGCAGTGGGCTGGTGACCGTCGAGGACTTGGGCCGCATCGCGCCCGAAGCGGGTTGTAGCTAG
- a CDS encoding isochorismatase family protein, which produces MPDSADIPLLARQVAAALPVAPVSLRLGEEAVGLVIVDEVNGFATVGAGNLAPPVENPQVTAMVSETDRLARAFTGQGWPVLAFLDTHVPGKPEPPYPPHCEAGTGEEELVPELKWLEEDAKATLVRKDCINGFVGAIREDGSNAVVDWVNTNKLQRLLVVGICTDICVMDFVLTLLSARNHDLMPSLKDISVYAGACATYDLPKDVAANLGLPETAAHPQDLTHHMGLYFMASRGAEIVGDVVLAG; this is translated from the coding sequence ATGCCGGATAGCGCCGATATTCCTCTCCTGGCGCGCCAGGTGGCCGCCGCCTTGCCGGTGGCCCCGGTGAGCTTGCGCCTGGGCGAAGAGGCTGTAGGCCTAGTGATCGTCGACGAAGTCAACGGCTTCGCCACCGTGGGCGCCGGCAATCTGGCGCCGCCGGTGGAGAACCCGCAGGTCACGGCGATGGTCTCCGAGACCGATCGTCTGGCCCGCGCCTTCACGGGGCAGGGCTGGCCGGTGCTGGCCTTTCTCGACACCCACGTGCCGGGCAAGCCGGAGCCGCCCTATCCGCCGCACTGCGAGGCTGGGACCGGCGAAGAGGAACTGGTGCCCGAGTTGAAGTGGCTGGAAGAGGACGCCAAGGCCACCCTGGTGCGTAAGGACTGCATCAATGGCTTCGTCGGCGCGATCCGGGAGGACGGCAGCAACGCCGTGGTCGACTGGGTCAACACCAACAAGCTGCAACGTCTCCTGGTGGTCGGCATCTGTACCGACATCTGCGTCATGGACTTCGTCCTCACGCTGCTGTCGGCGCGCAACCACGACCTCATGCCCAGCCTGAAGGACATCTCGGTCTATGCCGGGGCCTGCGCCACCTACGACCTGCCCAAGGACGTGGCGGCGAACCTGGGCCTGCCGGAGACGGCGGCGCATCCGCAGGACCTCACCCACCACATGGGGCTCTATTTCATGGCCTCGCGCGGCGCGGAGATTGTCGGCGACGTCGTGCTGGCCGGCTGA
- a CDS encoding 3-oxoacyl-[acyl-carrier-protein] synthase III C-terminal domain-containing protein has protein sequence MLDLEAPPQNRPDQRKSLPPQVAVTAVASAVPPFVLRQEDVVRRVRGLFGGRRLDIERLLPAFGNAGIETRHSCVPIEWYLTPSDWKTRNDLFIDNAVTLLAEAAESCLAQADVPLEAVDGLVVVSTTGVATPSLDARLMEKLAFRRDVMRLPIFGLGCAGGVLGLARAKALAQTRPGGKVLCLVVELCGLTFRANDPSKSNVIATALFGDGAAAVLLEAAKPGSDGAATGLRLGAGGEHTWPNSLDVMGWEMENDGLGVLFSRDIPALIREQMGPAAETFLARQGLSHADIDGYICHPGGAKVIAALEEVFDLPEGGLAEARSVLRDYGNMSAVTVLFVLERMRRAGLEGRYLMTALGPGFTAGFQILEA, from the coding sequence ATGCTGGACCTCGAAGCCCCGCCGCAGAACCGCCCGGATCAAAGGAAATCCCTCCCTCCCCAGGTGGCGGTCACCGCCGTCGCCAGCGCCGTACCGCCCTTTGTGCTGCGCCAGGAGGACGTGGTGCGCCGGGTGCGCGGCCTCTTCGGCGGCCGGCGGCTCGACATCGAACGACTGCTGCCGGCTTTCGGAAACGCCGGCATCGAGACCCGCCATTCCTGCGTGCCGATCGAGTGGTACCTGACGCCGAGCGACTGGAAGACGCGCAACGACCTCTTCATCGACAACGCCGTCACGCTGCTGGCCGAGGCCGCCGAGAGCTGCCTGGCCCAGGCAGACGTGCCGCTGGAGGCGGTCGACGGCCTCGTCGTCGTCTCCACCACCGGCGTCGCCACTCCCAGCCTGGACGCCCGGCTGATGGAAAAACTGGCCTTCCGGCGCGACGTCATGCGCCTGCCGATCTTCGGCCTCGGCTGCGCCGGCGGCGTGCTCGGCCTGGCCCGCGCCAAGGCGCTGGCCCAGACGCGCCCGGGCGGCAAGGTGCTGTGCCTGGTGGTGGAACTCTGCGGCCTCACCTTCCGCGCCAACGATCCCTCCAAGAGCAACGTCATCGCCACCGCCCTCTTCGGAGACGGCGCCGCGGCGGTGCTGCTGGAAGCCGCCAAGCCCGGCAGCGACGGAGCGGCCACGGGATTGCGCCTGGGGGCCGGCGGCGAGCACACCTGGCCGAATTCCCTGGATGTCATGGGCTGGGAGATGGAGAACGACGGCCTGGGCGTGTTGTTCTCCCGCGACATCCCCGCCCTGATCCGCGAGCAGATGGGCCCTGCCGCCGAGACCTTCCTGGCGCGCCAAGGCCTCAGCCACGCCGACATCGACGGCTACATCTGCCACCCCGGCGGTGCCAAGGTCATCGCCGCCCTGGAGGAGGTCTTCGACCTGCCCGAGGGCGGTCTCGCCGAGGCGCGCTCGGTGCTGCGCGACTACGGCAACATGTCGGCGGTGACCGTGCTCTTCGTGCTGGAGCGCATGCGCAGGGCCGGCCTCGAGGGCCGCTATCTGATGACCGCGCTGGGCCCCGGCTTCACCGCCGGCTTCCAGATCCTTGAGGCCTGA
- a CDS encoding ATP-binding cassette domain-containing protein: MTALLEVAEVEKDFGGVRAAAGLSLSLGEGEMLCLIGPNGCGKTTLFNLVTGALKADSGSLRFAGEDLRGKEPYEIARLGILRKFQVPGIYPDLPVAENLTVALVGSADEGEARLAELLDLARLADKRGLPAGSLAHGEKQWLEIAMVLARRPRLLLLDEPTNGMTPAETAATVALIRDLHARFGCAVLVIEHDMGFVRDLGCPVALMVRGRIERRGSYEELQADPLVREVYLGAPDLESA; encoded by the coding sequence ATGACCGCTCTCTTGGAAGTCGCCGAGGTCGAGAAGGATTTCGGCGGCGTCCGTGCCGCGGCAGGACTGTCGCTCAGCCTTGGGGAAGGGGAGATGCTCTGCCTCATCGGCCCCAACGGCTGCGGCAAGACCACGTTGTTCAATCTGGTGACCGGGGCGCTGAAGGCCGACAGCGGCAGCCTGCGTTTCGCCGGGGAAGATCTGCGCGGCAAAGAGCCTTACGAGATCGCCCGCCTGGGCATCCTGCGTAAGTTCCAGGTGCCGGGAATCTATCCGGACTTGCCGGTGGCGGAGAACCTGACGGTCGCCCTCGTTGGCAGCGCTGATGAGGGCGAAGCGCGCCTGGCCGAGCTGCTCGACCTGGCACGGCTTGCCGACAAACGCGGCCTGCCCGCCGGCAGCCTGGCGCACGGCGAGAAGCAGTGGCTGGAGATCGCAATGGTGCTGGCGCGGCGTCCGCGCCTGCTGCTGCTCGACGAGCCGACCAACGGCATGACCCCGGCGGAGACCGCCGCCACCGTGGCCCTGATCCGCGACCTGCACGCCCGCTTCGGCTGTGCCGTCCTGGTCATCGAGCATGACATGGGCTTCGTGCGCGATCTCGGCTGTCCGGTGGCGCTGATGGTGCGCGGGCGCATCGAGCGCCGCGGCAGCTACGAGGAACTGCAGGCCGATCCCCTGGTGCGCGAGGTCTATCTCGGCGCGCCGGACCTGGAGAGCGCCTGA
- a CDS encoding branched-chain amino acid ABC transporter permease: MDQALLLLLDAANYVLVIVLVAMGLVIVFGLMRVINMAHGELFLLGAYTLVMLQQAGVSYWVGLIAAPLLVGCVGLLMEELVIRHIYHRFLDTILATWGLSIMIKQGVILLFGPGAQSTAAPFAAQLDLLGTAYPAYRLFIMGVALLVVGGTFYLFFRTRFGLAARAVIANRDTAACLGLSTRAFDRATFAYGAALAGLAGAVMAPIMSVDPQMGLGFLIPAFLSILVGGAGHLGGPVLGAGLIGATDSVTASLWSPVLAQVVVFTMAVIAIRIFPSGILGGARK; the protein is encoded by the coding sequence ATGGACCAGGCGCTTCTCCTGCTGCTCGATGCCGCCAACTACGTGCTGGTCATCGTGCTGGTGGCCATGGGCCTCGTCATCGTTTTCGGCCTCATGCGCGTCATCAACATGGCGCACGGCGAGCTCTTTCTTCTCGGCGCCTACACCCTGGTAATGCTGCAGCAGGCCGGCGTCTCCTACTGGGTCGGCCTCATCGCCGCGCCGCTGTTGGTCGGGTGCGTCGGGCTGCTGATGGAAGAACTGGTGATCCGCCACATCTATCACCGCTTCCTCGACACCATCCTCGCCACCTGGGGCCTCTCCATTATGATCAAGCAGGGAGTCATACTGCTGTTCGGTCCCGGCGCGCAGTCGACGGCGGCGCCTTTCGCGGCGCAGCTCGACCTGTTGGGCACAGCCTATCCGGCCTACCGCCTCTTCATCATGGGCGTGGCGCTGCTTGTCGTCGGCGGGACCTTCTACCTCTTCTTCCGCACCCGCTTCGGCCTGGCCGCGCGGGCGGTGATCGCCAACCGCGACACCGCAGCCTGCCTCGGCCTTTCGACCCGCGCCTTCGACCGAGCGACCTTCGCCTACGGCGCGGCGCTCGCCGGCCTCGCCGGCGCCGTCATGGCGCCGATCATGAGCGTCGACCCGCAGATGGGCCTCGGCTTCCTCATTCCCGCCTTCCTCTCGATCCTGGTCGGCGGGGCCGGGCACCTGGGCGGCCCGGTGCTGGGCGCGGGCCTGATCGGCGCGACCGACAGCGTCACCGCTAGCCTCTGGTCGCCGGTCCTGGCCCAGGTGGTGGTCTTCACCATGGCGGTCATTGCCATCCGGATCTTCCCGAGCGGTATCCTGGGGGGCGCTCGCAAGTGA
- a CDS encoding isoprenylcysteine carboxylmethyltransferase family protein: MSVLWAVLILVAAQRLAELVYASRNTRRLKAEGAIESGAGHYPLLVAVHVLWFAALAAFIPADRLPDWALLGAFLGLQGLRLWVLASLGRYWTTRVITLPGAPLVRRGPYRFLRHPNYLVVAGEIAVLPLAFGAWEIAVIFSLANAAVLAWRIRCEERALSGRPLPQ; this comes from the coding sequence GTGAGCGTGTTGTGGGCCGTGCTGATCCTGGTGGCCGCACAGCGTTTGGCGGAGCTGGTCTACGCAAGCCGCAACACCCGCCGCCTGAAAGCCGAGGGAGCCATCGAAAGCGGCGCCGGACATTATCCGCTTCTGGTGGCGGTGCACGTCCTGTGGTTCGCCGCCCTCGCCGCCTTCATACCGGCCGACCGGCTGCCGGACTGGGCGCTGCTGGGCGCCTTCCTGGGGTTGCAGGGACTCAGGCTCTGGGTGCTGGCGAGCCTCGGGCGTTACTGGACCACGCGGGTCATCACCCTGCCCGGCGCCCCCCTGGTGCGGCGCGGACCCTATCGGTTCCTGCGACATCCCAACTATCTGGTGGTGGCCGGCGAGATCGCCGTGCTGCCGCTGGCCTTCGGCGCCTGGGAGATCGCGGTGATCTTCTCCCTCGCCAACGCCGCCGTCCTCGCCTGGCGCATCCGCTGCGAGGAGCGGGCTCTCAGCGGCCGCCCTTTGCCCCAATGA
- a CDS encoding lytic murein transglycosylase has translation MAPLAACAQGDAAENPPPAAGGTQLAQSEAEDFDTWLAGLKQEAVRRGIRAETVEAALAGVEPLPEAIQRDRSQREFTLTFTRYMRGAVTEGRVAKARELLEQNRALLEEVAAKYGVQPRFLVSFWGLESNFGQHTGGYSVVAALATLAHEGRRHDFFRAQLLDALQILDEGHISVSEMTGSWAGAMGQLQFIPSTFVNFAVDYDGDGHRDIWHSLPDIFASAANYLSQEGWKGDRTWGRQVALPEGFDYGLASLGERKALGEWAALGLRREDGGPLPRVEGVEASLVLPAGQRGPAFLVYENFRTILVWNRSILYALSVGHLADRIAGAPALSAASLPDEEPISLKSIEEMQALLNARGYEAGKPDGLVGPKTREALRAFQAAQGLPADGYPTKEVIDLLRRTGGQ, from the coding sequence ATGGCACCGCTTGCCGCTTGCGCCCAGGGCGATGCCGCCGAAAACCCGCCGCCGGCTGCGGGCGGGACCCAACTCGCGCAGAGCGAGGCAGAGGACTTCGATACCTGGCTTGCCGGCCTGAAGCAGGAGGCGGTCCGTCGCGGGATCCGCGCGGAGACGGTGGAGGCGGCCCTGGCCGGGGTGGAGCCGCTGCCGGAGGCGATCCAGCGCGACCGCAGCCAGCGTGAGTTCACTCTGACCTTTACGCGCTATATGCGCGGCGCGGTGACCGAGGGGAGGGTCGCGAAGGCGCGCGAGCTGCTGGAGCAGAACCGGGCGCTGCTGGAAGAGGTAGCGGCCAAATACGGTGTCCAGCCGCGATTCCTGGTCTCCTTCTGGGGCCTGGAGAGCAATTTCGGCCAGCACACCGGCGGCTATTCCGTGGTCGCGGCCCTGGCGACCCTGGCGCATGAGGGGCGGCGGCACGACTTCTTCCGCGCCCAGTTGCTCGACGCCCTGCAGATCCTCGACGAGGGGCACATCAGCGTGTCCGAGATGACCGGCTCCTGGGCCGGCGCCATGGGGCAGTTGCAGTTCATTCCCTCGACCTTCGTGAACTTCGCGGTCGACTACGACGGCGACGGCCACCGCGACATCTGGCACAGCTTGCCCGACATCTTCGCCTCGGCGGCGAACTACCTGTCGCAGGAAGGCTGGAAGGGCGATCGCACCTGGGGACGGCAGGTCGCGCTGCCGGAGGGTTTCGACTACGGCCTGGCCAGCCTCGGCGAGCGCAAGGCGCTTGGTGAATGGGCGGCGCTGGGGCTGCGCCGCGAGGACGGCGGGCCGTTGCCCCGGGTCGAGGGGGTCGAGGCCTCCCTGGTCCTGCCCGCGGGTCAGCGCGGCCCGGCTTTTCTCGTGTATGAGAATTTCCGCACCATCCTGGTGTGGAACCGATCGATCCTCTATGCCCTTTCGGTGGGGCATCTGGCCGACCGTATCGCCGGGGCGCCGGCGCTCAGCGCGGCCTCGCTGCCGGATGAGGAGCCGATAAGCCTGAAATCGATCGAAGAGATGCAGGCTCTGTTGAACGCCAGAGGCTATGAGGCCGGCAAACCCGACGGGCTGGTGGGGCCGAAGACGCGCGAGGCGTTGCGTGCCTTCCAGGCGGCCCAGGGGCTGCCGGCCGACGGCTATCCGACCAAGGAAGTGATCGATTTACTGCGGCGCACCGGCGGGCAGTGA